The sequence below is a genomic window from Uranotaenia lowii strain MFRU-FL chromosome 2, ASM2978415v1, whole genome shotgun sequence.
accacCAAACACTCCAGTAGATGGATTCTGGTAACTGGTATCATTTGTACACCGAGATAaaaagaatggtttttttttaattcgcgtATAAATTTTAGAAACTTACTAATAAagtagcgttttttttttaatttttatgtgcTTGTTTTACAACCTTTCATTGTAgtccttttttaaaaaagtgttatttagtcatatatatatttttaatgcaaGCGATGTTTAGACTGAACATTAAAATCatggttttcatgatttttttaacatggaactaaattgttttatttttcgataGATGTAAGTTTCTAATAGCTAAATTCTATTTTGATAATTCACAAGCCTGTATTTGATCGGTTGAGTTAATCACGATAAAGGCCACTCGAAACAATTCTCCTGGGTATTATTTGGATTCATGTACTTCTTAAACGGATGAGTATaaattttgcttttgtttcGCATCTCATGTAaataatattagtttttttttttacagtgcaTAATTTGGTTGGAGATGGATTCGAAGtatgaaattcgatgaattcACTCGCACACACAAACATCAACATTCTCAATTTGATTCCAATGTTTACATTGAAAGAGTGTGGATGCtcgttttttcaatttggatttttggctattttaaaCTGTTGTATTGTCATTATTATTAAGAAGAACTGTGATAATTTTAGCGATAAATTCACAAGTATACCTTCTGTGATAAATAAGTGACCGTACTAAGATGAGTGGCGAGGATGCTGCTCCAGATGGAGCAGCATCAGTACTTAACCTCAATCAACCGACACTAAATCCAGGACAAGAAAGGATGGAAGAAGACATGGAAACAACTAGCAGAGGAAAGGATCACGTCGACGCAGCAagtagaaaaacatttaaaaactacaattaCCAAAATGGGGATTGCCGTCCGTATCGCGTAATAGTAGAGAACACAGATGTAGAAAAACGAAAAGTTGTTAACAGGTTACAAATAGGAATAATGCTACACCAAAATGGTTTTGACAAATGTATCGATGATATCAGGAAGACAGCTAGAAACAAAGTAACAGTGTACGTAGGGAATATTAAAGATGCCAATAGATTGGCAAATTGCCAGAATCTAAATCTACAGGGATTCAAATCTTATGTTCCAAAACAATTCGTCACGGTGACAGGAGTTATTTCTGGTATACcacttgaaatgaaagacgaaGAAGTAAAACACTTTATCAAGGCCAAAGCAGAAATAGATTCCGTTTTTCGTATGCATCGCTATAAAGACAAGAAAAAGGAACCCACGTATAAAATGGGTGTAGTTTTCCGTACTAATACTTTGCCAAATAACATCAGTATATATTCTGTGATACACAAAGTCCAACCGTACATTAGAAAACCGATAATCTGTTTTAAATGTCTTCGTTATAACCACTTGTCCAAAAATTGTAAAgcgttgattgaaaaatgtatgtcaTGCGCTGTAGAACACTCGACAGAAAATTCTTGTaacgttttaaaatgtttgtactGTCCAAATTCTAATCATAAGACGACTGATAGAGTGTGTCCTAGATGGAAGAAAGAAAACGACTTACAGGCAATAATGGCCAAGAAATGCATGACTTACCAGGAGGCAAGGCAGTACTACGAGGTTCCAACTGAAAATATGTTTGACGTTTTGAGGACTACAGAAGATTTTCCAACAATTGCAGAATCATACTCCAGAGTTGCAGCTAGCGGGCGTAGTTTTCCACAACAACTCCAACCAAAGCGAAGTGAGTGGAGTTCAAACGACAAGAGAAATAGatctaaaaaagaaaataaagaaccaAACAAACTTAATGTAGAAACAGATAGTGTACCAGGAGTGGCTAGTATTTTGGGATTAAATCAAAACGAATTCGCCAAAAAACGTaaaatggaagaagaaaaagaggAAACAAGAGGCATAGGGATGTTCAATAAGTATAAAACAGGAGAGCTAGAGaggtttaaaaatgaaattgaggaaacaattaaaaaacaatcacaagaagaactgaaacaaataatttcaacaattaGCATGAAATTAGAAACTATTATGAAACCACATGGCACAAAAGGAGGAGAAATATCAGCTTGCATCTTgggtgaattaaataaaatgctaGGATCTGCAGGAGACAAATAATGTTCACCGGCGATTTCAAGGTGTTACAGGCaaatattcaaagtttatttcgaaacaaaaacgaACTAACACACGAACTGTATACCCAAAACTATGATGCAGCATTGCTTTCGGAAATCTGGGTCAAACCAGAACAGATTTCTACTTTACGATGGAATATTCAAGGCTATCATCGACATCTGGCACCCCGTGCTGACGGGTATGGAGGAGTAGCAATATTCTTGaaggaggaatttaaatttgacaacATTCAATTACAAACAACAGACGATTTTGAAACGCTGGGAATATTCATACCTAAATTAGATCTGGCTCTAGTAGTCGTCTATGTGAACCCAAGAATATCAAACGATAATTTAGAAACCGCCATAACAACACTCTTTAACGAAACAGCTAGATTCGGTAAAGTAGTAGTAGGAGGTGACTTTAACAGTCATAATGTAATATGGGGATGCCAAGAATCAAACGGTAAAGGAACAATTGTACATGATGCCATAATAGGAgctaatttattattattgaacaCCGGAGCTGTAACTTACATTCCTCCAGTTTCCAATCAAAGATCTAGTGCTATAGATCTAACGTTGTGTTccctaaatttatttaatgtggTTCAATGGAAagttgttgataaaaatttcggaGGAAGTGGACACTTATTTATTGAGATCTGTCTGGATTTAAGGATAAACCGTAAACAAAAATACTACtacgataaacaaaaaatatcggaGGAAATGGCACAGGTTGAGCACTGGGAATTCGAAGACTTGAAAGATCTGTCTAAACTTTCCCAGAATATaactaaaaaacacaaaaaaataagcaaacatACACCAAAATATTACTGGAGCTCGGAGTTGTCACAGCtctatgaacaaaaacaaaacgcacTACGTAGTTACAATCAATGCTGTAGTAGTGAAAACCTAGTTTTTTGGAAAAGATCTTCTgctatttttttgaaatccaaacttgaacacattaaaaacaaaatgatagAACTCTCCAGCTCCATTGATCCTAGAAATTCACATGAAAATTGGAAACTCGTTAGACGATTAAAATTCCTCCCTGTTACCAACCCTAAAAACAATCCTATAAACACCTGCAAGGATATGGCTTCACAGTTTCTCACCAGCAACTTTGGCCCATCAAATTACAGAGAACCTCTCCCACCAGCAAACAATACAAGAACATCCATATTAACCTATCGACATTGGAAAAACTTCATAAGAAACAAATCCCCAACATCATCACCAGGTACAGACTATATAAACTATaatgcattaaaaaatttagatctaCATtcagttacaaaaataatagaattgTTAAACGGAATGTGGCAAAAAGCAACTCTAGACGATCACctaaaggaaataaaaattatccctATATTGAAGCCCAACAAACCACCAAACGAAATAAGTTCCAGCCGACCTATAGCGCTTTTACCAACcgttgtaaaaatattaaatgcagCAGTATTAGTAGACATCCAACAAACGTGTGAAAAGAACAATGTCATCCCAGATTTATCTTTTGGTTTTCGCAAAGGTATGTCTACTGAACATTGTATTACATATGCAACAAACCTAATCAAAGCAGCACGAAGAGCCAACTATACCACAATTGGtgtcttctttgatttttcaaatgcttttaaCACAGTCGACATTGATAAATTATACAGTATCATGATACAAAATGGTTTCAACGAAGATACATGTACATGGATCTACAACTTTTTAAACAACCGGAAAACCCTCATTCACACCGATCAAGGAATTATCAGCCAAACTATTTGTACTGGAGTACCACAGGGCGATGTATTGTCACctgttttattcaatatttacacAGCTTCTTTGCATAATACAAACCTTGACCCAGATATAACAACTTTACAGtttgcagatgattttttaaaaattgtcaaagcaaAATCTTTAGAAAAAGCCATTAAAAAGATGCAATCAGAAATAAACCGATTTATGACAAAAGCTACGGAGTTAGGATTACGTCTTAATAGCTCAAAAACAAAGGCAATGCTATTTAAAGAAAGTGATAAACAACTCCACTTAAGAATGGGAGGAGAAATCCTAGAAACTGTGAGGAGCTACAAATATTTAGGTATAACACTTGATCAGACACTCAGATACGGTATACATGTTAAAACGCTTAAACAAAATGTGTTGGACAGACAAAACATGCTAAAAATAATCAGTGGTATAAGATATGGTGGCACACCAAGAGTGATGATGCTGTACCATAAAGCTTTGTACGGGAATTATCTGAACTACGGCGCAGTAATCTACGGAGGAACAGCTAAGAAATATTGTGACATGTTAGAAGTAACGAATAGACAATGTCTGAGAATTGCTACAGGATGTactaaaactacaccaattaaCACACTAGCAGCAATAGCTGGAGAAGAACCGCTGACATTCAAACGCACCTATTTAGCAAAAAAACGTATTGCATTGCATATCCATCGTAACGATCTAATTGCACAACAACTACACTCTTTAGATTTGGACAACGTTCAAAGTGAAGTAAAGTACACTTTTCTAGAAAGAATCTACATTAAAAACGTACAAGAATTTCAAACGATATACACAGAAACAAAACCAGAAATAGAAATAAGAGTCGAGATAGAAGATCAAATGATAGGCTCAACaatgaaaaagaatgaaacATCTCCAATCGTTATGAAAAAACTGGCCCTAGAAATGATAAATAACCATTATAGTCACCGTGACCAATGGTACACTGATGCTTCTAAAAGTACGAACAAATGTGGCATTGGAATTTATGACGCTTCTTCCGATACAAAGATAAGCATTTCCTTAGTAAATAATGTTAACATTGCAACTGCAGAACTTTTAGCTATAAGAGTAGCTTTAGAACAAATACACAACGAAGAAAGAACTGGAGTTGTAATTTTCACCGATTCCCAGTCGgcctgtaaaattttaaaaagggacataacaaacaaaaaatttgatcaagtcaCGCACGACATATGCTCACTAGctacaacaaaaaatgtaaaaatacaaTGGATACCATCACATGTCGGAATAGAGGGAAATGAACATGCAGACGTTCTAGCGAAACAAGGATTAGACGGACCAATATTACTCGAGAACAAACTGAGACTCGATGATGCATACATGAGATACAAATCAGAATCACTCGAATCCACGAATTTATGGTACAGGAACATGGTGCACAATGAAAGTAaaggaatcaaattttatgaactaCAATCAAATTTCTCTACCAAACCCTGGTATTGGGATATCGAACTAAGCAACATTCAAATTCGCACTTTGAATCGCTTACTAAGTGGCCATGACTATTCACCCTATTATTTAGGAGTGATGAAAATTCGAGACACAAAATTGTGCGAACTATGCAACACGAATTTTACCACCGAGCATGCACTCCTCAAATGCATTCAGTTCAATCATATAAGGAATCACTATGATTGGGATCGATATTCCAATCTGatcgaaattattcaaaattttgaagtaacaAGACTAAAGGAAATCCTCAGTTTCCTAGAGAAAGCTcgcatgaaaatttaaaaaacagaaagtatgatcgaaaattatgaaaaaaaggagCATCCctacgaaaaaacgaaaatcaacaTATAAACAAGTAGTGGTGATATAGAGTATAAAACTCTCTGCCAGTCAAACAgatccatacatacatacatacaacattctcaattttactttttttttttttgtcatctcGTCGTGGTCGTCCCACAGATTAAACAACTTACCGttcaattatttccaaaaaggcCGTGCCCTGCGTACTTACAATTTCACACTTCCCTTTTATTTGATGCCACAAACTTCTCGAGAACTCACGCCGTAAACAGTAAATTTCGCATAATTTAAAGAATTCCTTTTGAATTGTTGCCAGCTCTGGTATCAATTTAAGGGCTGGTTAGGTTCGCTGTTGGACTGCGCCATTGTAGTGACCTTCCTCTAACCCCGCGTTAAAACGTGACTATCTTTGCCAAATTTCGTTTATAGAATGATCTCTcccttgttgttgttgttgcatgCACGCTTCACTTTAAAACCGTCCCTTTGTCAATACACGAACGGAAATTaagcttcaattttgaattgtaaATAAAAGTTTGTTAAACCCTTTTACTTAAATTCCAGATATTTCCACATTtgcttatttttcattattattaaaacattcGAAATCATTTTAACTGTAAATCAGCTCTCATTTCCTTACTAACCCTTGCTATAACTACCACATTTAGATGATATTATTGTTTCAAACACCCTCCCTCTGATGGCTAACACTACATTTTTCTGTGTGTAGTTTTAATTAAACCTTTTGTCATatctacactgaacccaaattcactcttaaaatacacatgatttttcacttaaaagcaaggatccagtgattttcttccattcaagtgcgacatatacatttcacttggcagtcacttaaatttcaagtgaattcatccacattcacttcagtcgtcacttgaatttgaagtgagaaaaaatattcactaacccatcacttgaatttcaagtgaatgtcgggttgtaattgtgtttattttcagagttcaaaatggcaaattctaaagagcagcgtttaaagcttatgctggatttggattttcccaactctttactaggcgattttggcggtagtttgtgttaaacgtgatgtattaatcgcagcgcactaaattggactgcgcactcataactgcgacATTAGTGCGAACTCTTTCATTtgtgcgacctgtcaaatcagtgtaaaatctgtcggagttctacacgctaaccgcttttcagtcaACCTTCGTTCGGATAACTGCGACGGAAAAATATTGcaagaaatccaattttcaatgaaagagataataagaaaaagttatttaaaggtgttattatgtttcagcttgtggattgaactggacagattttctggtttgctgcagggaagatttagaagtcgaactatccgcagtaaccgatctacCTTGGGATCATGATGgagttttccaatcaataaatttatggcgaaagcgtaatgtaagtatttgaaatcgaagtggttttctataaatgttcttttatttaaaaacgcgagagataattaattagaaacttacttagaaattcagataaatttcactcgaacgtcatagtgtaattcacttgaccggtcacttaaatgaattcacttgacccatcacttaaaattcaaatgaaattacgtatggcgagaattcactacagatgtcacttattttttaagtgaaaattattttgggtgtacattTTTAcgtgtattttttgtttgattcttgCGTTTGTTTACGCTTTTTGATTTACTTCTTGGGGCCCTTGTGGAAATCGGcaatttttggtaagtttatttcaattcaaattctgatgctttaaaaagattaatttttttccaaatgtagCCACTTGCATCCCGCATATAGCGATGGACTTCTGCTGCCGAGTATGTATGGCTAAGGACTTGAAAGACGATGGTGCTTCCGGTGTTGCAATTCAATTCTCTTCAATATTCGACATAAACGAATCGGTGGATGAAGTGATTgcaaacatgatcattgactGTACGGAGGTTTTGGTAAGTCATTAGATTAACTAAAACGAACTTTTTAGCCTTACTTGTTAACataggttttcaaaaatatacataCCGGTACAGGTACATCCTTTCCTCATGATCCCGCATTTCGTTCCAGGTATCAGAAGATGATGAACTGCCACATGTTATATGCCACGATTGTTTGACGAAACTTAACCAGGCGTACAAACTACGACAAATTTGCCAACAATCTGATAAAAGCTTTCGTCGAATGCGGGTGactaaaaaatttgagaatgaaaaaaacgaTAATAGAATTGATCATTCAAATCTTCCGATTTTAAGCCCAGATCAAGTAGTAGACAATGAAATCATTGCTAGTAATATCGATAAAGTTTCAAAAGCAACTTCAGAATTTTCTGaaagttatgacgattttgaaattgaatatttagatGGTTATGATGGAAAATCAAAGTCATCAGTTGACGTTGAAGAGGAGGTTGAATGTATCCAAGAATATCTCCCGATGAATGAGTTAGTAACCAAAATTGAAAGCTTCCCAAAGTATAGCAAGTATTCTACTCGTGGCATGCAATGTTGCATCTGTTCACAGTTGTTCGAAGAACATCAATCATTGGAAACACATTACCAGGAAGCCCACGGTATGAATGAAGAATCGTTAGAACGAAGCCATTTACAATGTGACTATTGTAACCATATATTTGCTGATGTGGCAAAACTGCAGAAGCACAAACCAAcgatgaaggatttaatttacTACGTATGTAGTTTGTGCGATTCGGTGTTAAAAGATGAAACAAGTTACATTGATCATATTTTATCAGAAGTCAATCATACGGAGGCAATAGAGTCCTTTACAAGtaatgagaaattcaaaatatgtctATCGGAATCAAATGAGCTGTGCTCCTACCAATGTTGCCAGGTTGATTGTTTTTACGAAACAACTATTAAATGCgatgttttaaaacatatttcgaGAACAGAAGAGCATGGAGCTAGTTCTAAACAAGATAAACAAACGAATAGACGGACGGAGAATAGTTTCGTTTGTTGTTTGTCTAgatgtttt
It includes:
- the LOC129748756 gene encoding oocyte zinc finger protein XlCOF6-like isoform X1, with amino-acid sequence MDFCCRVCMAKDLKDDGASGVAIQFSSIFDINESVDEVIANMIIDCTEVLVSEDDELPHVICHDCLTKLNQAYKLRQICQQSDKSFRRMRVTKKFENEKNDNRIDHSNLPILSPDQVVDNEIIASNIDKVSKATSEFSESYDDFEIEYLDGYDGKSKSSVDVEEEVECIQEYLPMNELVTKIESFPKYSKYSTRGMQCCICSQLFEEHQSLETHYQEAHGMNEESLERSHLQCDYCNHIFADVAKLQKHKPTMKDLIYYVCSLCDSVLKDETSYIDHILSEVNHTEAIESFTSNEKFKICLSESNELCSYQCCQVDCFYETTIKCDVLKHISRTEEHGASSKQDKQTNRRTENSFVCCLSRCFDDFCSFEELQSHARDVHDLLRIKHTQSRQSNAFVCSICLKGFETKHAYERHRKINKTHQFICLECGAQYASKVNLRQHERSKCGTVATIQCEKCDKTFTTISGLRNHSIQHETSRPYTCDICGRSFRRKGVLKDHMNTVHATEKLFKCTICMESFSSRTIFKSHMNSHTHEKLYQCRHCEKRYLKASDRNMHEKQVHLGIRPFQCNYCPVSFIRDRERRLHERIHTKEKLYTCEVCAEGYDKFAEFKQHRLNEHGLETMRDSGSSMITALMNKNKNHAVDD